One Alkalicoccus halolimnae DNA segment encodes these proteins:
- a CDS encoding alpha/beta hydrolase: protein MTYTHEELTARLKKQVTHSTIGKLNIINKEIPFQEGSRGLDPRVKRFLTNEVHPNGRRPLEVDDLEITRNRVEVNNKDLSSGIRSETTNIFLQDRAISMKIYNRTKEKKPVIIYFHGGGFFERDVDVMENVCKFLAQKTEAVVVAVEYRLAPEHPYQDGLNDCFEAVRYVYENARKFNVEADKMGMVGDSVGGNFALGVHHLSTDKPWTIGYIGMFCPLVDLSDVSRNMWNIKHYDTDQDSELIRQELVTMKESLSFIQTLYLTNLKDVYLPLVSPLLRKDKTTLPPITLVTAEFDFLRIQGEEFSTQLAEAGVPVRHFKYKGMDHAFVRKLGYYPQAADAIIEVSNHFTQVLRR, encoded by the coding sequence ATGACCTATACTCATGAGGAGCTCACAGCCAGATTAAAAAAACAAGTTACGCACTCTACAATAGGAAAGCTAAACATCATTAATAAGGAAATTCCTTTTCAGGAAGGAAGCCGCGGCTTAGATCCAAGAGTGAAAAGATTTTTGACAAATGAAGTCCACCCGAATGGAAGACGTCCGCTCGAAGTTGATGACCTTGAAATTACCCGAAACAGAGTGGAGGTAAATAATAAAGATTTAAGCAGTGGCATCCGCTCAGAAACAACAAACATATTTTTACAGGACCGCGCAATTTCCATGAAAATTTATAACCGGACGAAAGAAAAAAAGCCGGTGATTATTTATTTTCACGGTGGAGGTTTCTTCGAGCGGGATGTGGACGTGATGGAAAATGTGTGCAAGTTTTTAGCGCAGAAAACTGAGGCAGTCGTCGTGGCTGTGGAATATCGTCTTGCGCCGGAACATCCCTATCAGGACGGGCTGAATGATTGTTTCGAAGCCGTGCGGTACGTTTACGAAAATGCACGAAAGTTTAATGTAGAAGCAGATAAAATGGGTATGGTGGGAGACAGTGTCGGAGGAAACTTTGCACTTGGCGTACATCATTTAAGTACAGATAAGCCTTGGACGATCGGCTATATCGGCATGTTTTGTCCTCTGGTGGATTTGTCTGATGTGTCAAGGAATATGTGGAACATTAAACACTACGACACGGACCAGGATTCTGAATTAATACGGCAGGAGCTCGTAACCATGAAAGAGTCTCTCAGTTTTATTCAGACATTATACCTTACTAATCTGAAAGATGTGTACCTTCCGCTTGTTTCCCCTTTACTGCGCAAAGATAAAACTACCCTGCCTCCTATTACGCTGGTGACGGCAGAATTTGATTTTCTACGGATTCAAGGAGAAGAGTTTTCCACCCAGCTGGCAGAGGCGGGAGTTCCGGTACGACACTTTAAGTATAAAGGAATGGATCATGCTTTTGTCAGAAAGCTCGGCTACTATCCTCAAGCCGCTGACGCGATTATCGAAGTTTCCAACCATTTTACCCAGGTGCTGCGAAGGTGA
- a CDS encoding NAD(P)-dependent alcohol dehydrogenase, which translates to MKASVYKEYGPPEVLKLTEVEKPIPESDEVLVKVYAATATSGDCKVRRAEPFAVRFFFGLKRPKIGILGSEFSGKIEATGKDIKLFKKGDHVLCGTGIGLGANAEYVCLKERGAIVIKPANMTFEEAASVPFGGATSLFFLRDKGKIQKGQTVLIYGASGALGTYAVQLAKYFNTEVTALCSTKNIELVKSLGADNVIDYTREDFTENWETYDIIFDTVGKTSFSKCKNSLKKNGIYLTAVASLPQFALMMATSVIGGKKLIGGLAPMGKEDLLFLKELIETGKIRSIIDRRYPLDQAAAAHSYVETGHKRGSVVITLLPPA; encoded by the coding sequence ATGAAAGCCAGTGTTTATAAAGAATATGGACCGCCGGAGGTTTTGAAGCTTACAGAGGTAGAAAAACCAATTCCTGAATCAGACGAAGTACTGGTAAAAGTGTATGCGGCTACGGCAACTTCCGGGGACTGCAAAGTTCGAAGGGCTGAGCCGTTTGCGGTCAGATTTTTCTTTGGGCTGAAAAGACCTAAAATCGGAATATTGGGTTCTGAATTTTCCGGTAAGATAGAAGCAACAGGAAAAGATATCAAATTATTTAAAAAAGGAGATCATGTCCTTTGCGGAACTGGAATAGGTTTAGGTGCTAATGCCGAATATGTATGTCTTAAAGAAAGAGGCGCAATTGTCATAAAACCGGCTAATATGACATTTGAAGAAGCCGCTTCGGTTCCTTTCGGGGGTGCGACTTCCTTATTTTTTCTTAGAGATAAGGGAAAGATCCAGAAAGGACAAACAGTGCTTATTTACGGTGCTTCTGGTGCATTGGGCACTTATGCGGTGCAGCTGGCTAAATACTTTAATACAGAAGTTACCGCTCTATGCAGTACAAAGAATATAGAGCTTGTGAAGTCATTAGGTGCTGATAACGTTATTGATTATACCAGAGAAGATTTCACTGAAAACTGGGAAACGTACGATATAATTTTTGATACTGTAGGCAAGACTTCATTTTCAAAGTGTAAAAATTCCCTTAAGAAAAATGGGATTTATCTAACTGCAGTAGCCAGTCTGCCGCAATTTGCACTGATGATGGCAACATCAGTAATAGGCGGGAAGAAATTAATAGGTGGATTAGCGCCGATGGGCAAAGAAGATTTACTGTTTCTAAAAGAGTTAATTGAGACGGGAAAAATCAGGTCAATTATAGATAGACGGTATCCTCTGGATCAAGCAGCTGCGGCTCACAGCTACGTGGAAACAGGGCATAAACGTGGAAGCGTAGTAATAACATTGCTACCTCCTGCTTGA
- a CDS encoding phosphotransferase — protein MERDGDKEEMLAGGNVSNVHRSGDTVRRELKPESPFIHELLKHLETRGIHFTPKFLGIDEQNREVLSFIEGEAGNYPLKEYMWSNEVLKEIAEKQRSYHEAVKDFPIPNEWKPMDKTPDNLEVICHNDFAVYNIIFNQGKPAGIIDFDVAAPGPRLWDIAYTLYTCVPLSRLYYSETGKAVYYNSEYDAERIKKRVQLFFASYGIEGLEENYLEMVVLRLEGLCTYMKRKAAEGDEAFQKMIKEGHLDHYINDIAFIRKHGREWV, from the coding sequence ATGGAAAGGGACGGAGACAAGGAAGAAATGCTTGCGGGAGGGAATGTTTCAAACGTTCATCGTTCGGGGGATACGGTCCGCCGGGAGTTAAAGCCGGAAAGTCCCTTTATTCATGAATTATTAAAGCATTTAGAAACGAGGGGAATCCATTTCACGCCGAAGTTTTTAGGTATCGATGAACAAAATAGAGAGGTATTGTCATTTATTGAAGGAGAAGCTGGGAATTACCCTTTAAAAGAATACATGTGGTCGAATGAAGTTTTAAAAGAAATAGCGGAAAAACAACGCTCTTACCACGAGGCTGTAAAAGATTTTCCGATTCCAAACGAATGGAAGCCGATGGACAAAACCCCGGATAACTTAGAGGTTATATGCCACAATGATTTTGCGGTGTACAATATCATTTTCAATCAAGGAAAGCCTGCTGGTATTATCGATTTTGACGTTGCTGCTCCCGGACCAAGACTTTGGGATATCGCTTATACCCTTTATACGTGTGTGCCTTTAAGCAGACTTTATTATTCTGAAACGGGGAAAGCCGTTTATTATAATTCGGAATACGATGCCGAACGGATTAAAAAAAGAGTGCAGTTATTTTTTGCATCCTACGGTATAGAAGGATTAGAAGAAAATTATCTGGAAATGGTAGTGCTGCGTCTGGAAGGGCTTTGTACGTACATGAAACGAAAAGCAGCTGAGGGTGACGAAGCTTTTCAAAAAATGATAAAGGAAGGGCACCTGGACCATTACATAAACGATATTGCTTTCATTCGTAAGCATGGAAGAGAGTGGGTGTAA
- a CDS encoding DUF4097 family beta strand repeat-containing protein, with the protein MNISVRILLIVISFLLIGAAGVLYAIDNYEPAQQEVLEERTLNEEIGEMEITVENSRVEFLPSTDDTSRIVLAGSSDDFTLRTEVSETRLEIEVEDRSQFFIFDFNRSSLLQVYVPEDGLDSLSAVSDNGAIQVEGILTEELTLEADNGRIELESVESESVDAETNNGRIELTDIEADMSVRTSNGRIIFTDVSGELQVRADNGRIDLTVGTLNFPVDLETNNGRIEIQTESEPANARIEARVDNGRIDVYGRNNEETIFGDGDVQIQLVSSNGRIVVE; encoded by the coding sequence ATGAACATATCTGTGAGGATTTTGCTTATCGTAATATCCTTCCTCCTCATTGGTGCCGCGGGTGTCTTGTATGCCATCGATAATTATGAACCGGCGCAGCAGGAGGTGCTGGAGGAAAGAACGTTGAATGAGGAAATAGGGGAGATGGAAATCACAGTTGAAAATTCCCGAGTGGAATTTCTGCCGAGCACTGATGACACTTCCCGTATCGTACTGGCTGGCAGCAGCGATGATTTCACATTGAGAACAGAAGTTTCAGAAACGCGTTTGGAGATTGAAGTGGAGGACCGGTCCCAATTTTTCATATTCGACTTTAACCGATCTTCCTTGCTGCAAGTCTATGTTCCAGAAGATGGCCTTGATTCCCTTTCAGCAGTAAGCGATAACGGGGCCATTCAGGTGGAAGGTATCCTTACCGAGGAACTGACGCTTGAAGCAGATAATGGCCGTATCGAATTGGAATCGGTCGAAAGTGAAAGCGTCGATGCCGAAACAAACAACGGAAGAATTGAATTGACTGACATAGAAGCTGACATGAGTGTCCGCACTTCAAACGGCCGCATCATTTTTACGGATGTATCAGGTGAATTGCAGGTGAGGGCGGATAATGGACGTATTGATTTGACTGTCGGCACGCTCAATTTTCCTGTTGATCTTGAAACGAATAACGGACGAATCGAAATCCAAACCGAAAGTGAGCCCGCCAACGCACGCATTGAGGCTCGCGTTGATAATGGAAGAATAGATGTGTACGGCCGTAATAACGAAGAGACCATTTTCGGCGACGGTGACGTGCAGATCCAGCTCGTTTCGAGTAACGGCCGCATTGTTGTGGAGTAA
- a CDS encoding SDR family oxidoreductase: protein MSEKVLNHQIAVVTGATRGIGKSIALALAEAGADLALVQRSDNQETKEQVEKLGVKCEIILCDLNESEEVKKVIPQVVEKMGTVDILVNNAGLQKRHPAVEFPEADWDEVLNVQLKAVWLLCQGAGKVMTEKKKGKIINIASLLSFQGGLYVPAYASAKGAVGQLTKALANEWSSLGVNVNAIVPGYVATDMNTALIEDPVRSRQILERIPAGRWGDPDDFKGPVMFLASEASNYVHGHLLPVDGGWLGR from the coding sequence ATGAGCGAAAAAGTATTAAACCATCAAATTGCAGTAGTTACTGGTGCGACACGGGGTATTGGAAAATCCATTGCCTTAGCATTGGCAGAAGCAGGAGCTGATCTTGCACTTGTGCAGCGTTCCGATAATCAGGAAACAAAGGAACAAGTAGAAAAGCTGGGTGTAAAGTGCGAAATCATTCTTTGCGATCTTAATGAATCAGAAGAAGTAAAAAAAGTAATCCCACAAGTGGTGGAAAAAATGGGGACTGTGGATATTTTAGTTAACAATGCCGGGCTGCAGAAGCGTCATCCGGCAGTTGAATTCCCAGAAGCAGATTGGGACGAAGTGTTAAATGTGCAGTTGAAAGCAGTTTGGCTTCTTTGTCAGGGGGCCGGAAAAGTGATGACAGAAAAGAAAAAAGGAAAAATCATCAATATTGCTTCCCTTTTATCTTTTCAAGGTGGTTTGTATGTTCCGGCTTATGCTTCAGCAAAAGGGGCTGTGGGGCAATTAACAAAAGCTTTGGCAAACGAATGGTCTTCACTCGGAGTAAATGTAAATGCCATCGTACCTGGCTATGTTGCTACAGACATGAACACAGCTTTGATTGAAGATCCGGTACGCAGCCGACAGATTTTAGAAAGAATTCCTGCAGGAAGATGGGGAGATCCTGATGACTTTAAAGGACCAGTGATGTTCCTCGCTTCGGAAGCTTCCAACTATGTACATGGTCATCTGCTGCCAGTAGACGGCGGCTGGCTGGGACGATAG
- a CDS encoding DUF1697 domain-containing protein yields MVYIALLRGINVGGKNKIDMKLLRQTFEKAEMNDVVTYLNTGNIIFSNLHLSKEKLSSILEEAVYNDFGLQIKVLVRSVDDVRRIIHAIPLTWKNDKDMKSDVMFLWDEIDEESVVEKLVIKQNIDTVKYVPGAILWSVDKKNVTKSGISKIVGSKLYKQVTVRNVNTARKIYELMQA; encoded by the coding sequence ATGGTTTATATAGCTCTTCTTCGAGGGATAAACGTAGGCGGAAAAAATAAAATCGATATGAAATTACTTAGACAAACGTTTGAAAAGGCTGAGATGAATGATGTAGTGACTTACCTCAATACTGGTAATATTATTTTTTCAAACTTACATCTTTCCAAAGAAAAATTATCATCTATTTTAGAAGAAGCGGTATATAATGATTTCGGGTTACAAATTAAAGTGCTGGTCCGCAGTGTCGACGATGTACGGCGGATTATTCACGCTATCCCGCTTACATGGAAAAATGATAAAGACATGAAAAGTGATGTTATGTTTTTATGGGATGAAATTGATGAGGAGTCTGTTGTGGAGAAGCTGGTCATCAAGCAAAATATTGACACGGTGAAATATGTTCCGGGAGCCATTCTGTGGTCCGTTGATAAGAAAAATGTAACCAAGAGCGGCATATCAAAAATAGTTGGTTCGAAGTTATACAAACAAGTTACAGTAAGAAATGTCAACACCGCCCGTAAGATATACGAACTCATGCAAGCTTGA
- a CDS encoding universal stress protein, protein MTVRYNTILVAVDGSDEAKRAFRKAVLLSKDHDAKLLLVHIVDTRSAAAVGHYNQTIFSEAEQNAMGMMNEYKELAEKEGVSDVTVVLDYGSPKVKIARDVAQKHNVDLIVTGATGLNAVERFLIGSVSQHITRNAACDVLIVRTETEVK, encoded by the coding sequence ATGACAGTTCGTTATAACACCATCCTTGTTGCGGTAGACGGATCGGACGAAGCCAAACGTGCGTTTAGAAAAGCTGTCCTATTATCAAAAGACCACGATGCAAAGCTGCTGCTCGTTCACATCGTCGATACCCGTTCGGCCGCTGCCGTGGGTCACTATAACCAGACTATTTTTTCTGAAGCTGAGCAGAATGCGATGGGCATGATGAATGAGTATAAAGAGCTTGCTGAAAAGGAAGGGGTCAGCGATGTCACGGTGGTGCTCGACTACGGGTCTCCAAAAGTGAAAATTGCAAGAGATGTGGCCCAAAAGCATAACGTGGATTTAATTGTAACCGGAGCTACCGGTTTAAACGCCGTAGAACGCTTTCTCATTGGCAGTGTCTCGCAGCACATTACCCGGAACGCTGCCTGTGATGTGTTGATCGTACGTACGGAGACGGAAGTTAAATAG
- a CDS encoding zinc-dependent alcohol dehydrogenase, which translates to MKSGVYQGEGHVVVDESPVPLKNDNEALIKVSFAGICGTDMMIYSGLHPRATAPLIMGHEFSGIVEEIGTFSLKPGDQVAINPLNSCGHCYACQIGQRHICANLKYLGIDINGGFAEYVSVPYQNLHKLPENVTTQEGALTEPLAVAVHTIRKSTLKFGDTAAILGAGPIGILIGILAKKAGASKVIISDVNPYRLNVAASYGLAAIDANEKSISDVTKQVTNGVGADVVFEAAGNQMTANQMIDAIKPQGEILLVSVYKKSPTIDLAKMHFREISLKTTRCFTTEEFQIAIDLMKRKEVDLTGLISHNLPIEEFPKGFQLMQHSTEALKILYQL; encoded by the coding sequence ATGAAATCTGGAGTGTATCAAGGTGAAGGACATGTAGTAGTAGATGAGAGTCCGGTGCCTTTGAAAAATGACAATGAGGCACTGATAAAAGTATCTTTTGCCGGTATTTGTGGAACGGATATGATGATATATTCCGGCCTTCACCCGAGAGCCACTGCTCCCTTGATAATGGGACATGAATTTTCAGGAATAGTTGAAGAAATTGGTACCTTTTCTTTAAAGCCCGGCGATCAGGTAGCGATAAATCCATTGAACAGCTGCGGTCATTGTTACGCATGTCAAATTGGACAACGACATATATGTGCCAATCTTAAGTATTTAGGCATTGATATTAACGGAGGTTTTGCGGAATACGTATCAGTTCCATATCAAAACCTCCATAAATTACCGGAGAATGTTACGACTCAGGAAGGTGCACTGACCGAACCTTTAGCTGTAGCTGTGCACACGATTAGAAAGTCAACGCTGAAATTTGGAGATACGGCAGCTATTTTGGGAGCCGGGCCTATAGGGATATTGATAGGTATTCTCGCGAAAAAGGCTGGAGCTTCAAAAGTTATCATTTCTGATGTAAACCCTTACAGATTAAATGTTGCTGCCTCGTACGGTTTAGCAGCGATTGACGCGAATGAAAAAAGTATTTCGGATGTAACGAAGCAAGTGACAAATGGGGTTGGAGCAGATGTTGTTTTTGAAGCTGCAGGAAACCAAATGACAGCAAATCAAATGATAGATGCTATTAAACCACAAGGAGAAATTTTATTAGTAAGCGTGTATAAAAAGTCTCCTACGATTGATCTAGCGAAAATGCATTTTAGAGAGATCAGTTTAAAAACGACGCGTTGTTTTACTACGGAAGAATTTCAAATAGCGATTGATCTGATGAAAAGAAAAGAAGTAGATCTCACGGGCCTCATTTCACATAACTTGCCAATAGAAGAATTCCCCAAAGGCTTTCAATTAATGCAGCACTCTACAGAAGCGTTGAAAATATTATATCAATTATAA
- the tenA gene encoding thiaminase II, with the protein MTKFSERLYEKLQPVWRKNHSHPFVVEMGEGTLDKEKFRFFMVQDYLYLIEYAKLFAIGATKAQDVRTMGRFAALLDVTMNEEMELHRQYAKKFDITEKELEEASPSPVTLAYTHYMLHAGQNGSLSDLVAALLPCAWSYWEIGRELAAIPGAADHPLYGEWIRMYSSEEFAQTARWCIDLLDELTADTSEAELQKLEEIFLNTTRFEYMFWDMAYNETMWPIDE; encoded by the coding sequence ATGACGAAGTTCAGCGAAAGACTCTATGAGAAATTGCAGCCTGTCTGGAGAAAAAACCACAGCCATCCTTTCGTCGTGGAAATGGGAGAGGGTACGCTCGATAAAGAGAAGTTCCGCTTTTTTATGGTTCAGGATTATTTGTACTTGATTGAATATGCGAAACTGTTTGCAATAGGCGCGACGAAGGCACAGGACGTAAGAACAATGGGCCGGTTTGCGGCTCTGCTTGATGTGACCATGAACGAAGAAATGGAGCTGCACCGGCAGTATGCGAAAAAATTTGATATTACGGAGAAAGAACTGGAAGAAGCTTCTCCTTCTCCGGTTACGCTCGCTTATACTCATTACATGCTGCATGCCGGGCAGAACGGTTCTTTAAGCGATCTGGTCGCCGCTCTCCTTCCGTGTGCCTGGAGTTACTGGGAAATAGGCCGAGAGCTTGCGGCGATACCAGGAGCCGCAGACCATCCGCTCTATGGAGAATGGATCCGTATGTACAGCTCGGAGGAATTTGCGCAGACAGCCCGGTGGTGTATCGATCTGCTGGATGAATTAACGGCGGATACGTCTGAAGCGGAACTGCAGAAGCTGGAAGAAATTTTTCTGAATACGACAAGGTTTGAATACATGTTTTGGGATATGGCCTACAACGAAACGATGTGGCCGATCGATGAGTAA
- a CDS encoding S-layer homology domain-containing protein — MGKGKLAFSMLLVFLLVTSFSVSVFANEAGHAADDRMEIEFNFEDAEEAKWAQGYIGKMQSKDVVKGYRDGTFRPNAPVKRIEAIIMAVRLMDMEEEALEKSQDTKLHFKDDQQIPSWGRGHVIVALENGLFDATEEEIQAHEPASRMWIVNLLIKALDLESEALEQMTEIPDFKDSNLIPAGSVGYVNVAIENDLITGYQDNTFRANDNVTRGEMTALLDRTNDGLLEQEGAVTVQGEITDVSFSDDEPANGTISIQTFNGEVVTYSISSDTLIQYHSRFIQADQLRTGDIVTAVVNKGTIVEAYLVDKNMVNTNTNIVELEIELEQEDKEMEIEYKNKKGKLEAEIETESDGQEKEIKGEAAIEQVEKLLEQLALTPGLSADVIVERLLQALEIEEEALEELEIEIKFSDGTKIEIELGNEDESDDDDDDDDDDVDDDDDDDDDDDDDDDDDDE, encoded by the coding sequence ATGGGTAAGGGAAAACTCGCTTTTAGTATGCTGCTTGTATTTTTGCTGGTTACTAGTTTCAGTGTTTCAGTGTTTGCAAATGAGGCTGGCCATGCTGCTGATGACCGAATGGAAATTGAGTTTAATTTTGAGGATGCTGAAGAAGCAAAGTGGGCTCAAGGGTATATAGGAAAAATGCAGTCAAAAGATGTCGTTAAAGGGTACAGGGATGGAACATTCAGACCTAATGCGCCTGTCAAACGCATCGAAGCCATCATTATGGCTGTTCGTTTAATGGACATGGAGGAAGAAGCACTTGAGAAATCTCAGGATACAAAGCTTCATTTCAAAGATGATCAGCAAATTCCTTCCTGGGGAAGAGGCCATGTGATTGTCGCTTTGGAGAATGGTCTATTTGATGCAACAGAAGAGGAAATTCAAGCGCATGAACCCGCTTCAAGAATGTGGATCGTAAATTTACTAATCAAAGCTCTTGATTTAGAGTCAGAAGCTCTAGAACAAATGACTGAAATTCCTGATTTCAAAGATTCTAACTTAATCCCAGCAGGATCAGTCGGATATGTGAATGTTGCGATTGAAAACGACCTCATCACTGGTTATCAAGATAATACATTCCGTGCAAATGATAATGTGACACGAGGTGAAATGACTGCTTTATTAGACCGGACAAATGATGGTTTATTAGAACAAGAAGGTGCTGTAACCGTCCAAGGAGAAATAACAGATGTTTCGTTCTCTGACGATGAGCCTGCAAATGGAACGATATCCATACAAACTTTTAACGGAGAAGTAGTAACGTACTCGATATCGTCTGATACATTGATTCAATACCATTCGAGATTTATCCAGGCAGATCAGCTTCGGACAGGGGATATAGTGACTGCAGTTGTTAACAAGGGTACAATCGTAGAAGCATACCTCGTCGATAAAAACATGGTAAATACAAACACGAACATTGTAGAACTAGAGATAGAATTAGAGCAGGAAGATAAAGAGATGGAGATAGAATATAAGAATAAAAAAGGTAAACTGGAAGCAGAAATTGAAACTGAATCAGATGGTCAGGAAAAAGAAATTAAAGGTGAAGCAGCGATTGAACAAGTAGAGAAGCTGCTGGAACAATTAGCATTAACACCTGGATTATCTGCTGATGTGATTGTTGAAAGACTATTGCAAGCCCTGGAAATAGAAGAAGAAGCACTTGAAGAACTAGAAATTGAAATCAAATTTTCTGATGGAACGAAGATTGAAATAGAGTTGGGAAATGAAGATGAGAGCGATGACGATGATGATGATGATGATGATGATGTCGATGACGATGATGACGACGACGACGACGATGATGACGATGATGACGATGACGACGAATAA
- a CDS encoding GntR family transcriptional regulator, giving the protein MKFPVDRMNTSSKGEEIAALLRYEIISGQIKPGDTISENSVASLYNASRSPSREALKILKSEGLLELKRLGAEIVGMSLEDIEELNDIRFLVEGFAMKECAKKQTASLVASLNFIVEKMRIAIEEKDFVELAFQDIAFHEAIIKASEHKRILHLWNSIDKVIITALLIATEKRLATEENFEEFLIQKHLNIIHSIKKGIPDEIESDLQEHFLDTRASVNRSVFTNNKVIKEE; this is encoded by the coding sequence ATGAAGTTTCCGGTAGATAGAATGAATACATCTTCTAAAGGAGAGGAAATAGCCGCTCTTTTACGATATGAGATAATTTCAGGTCAAATAAAACCTGGTGATACAATTTCTGAAAACTCCGTAGCCAGCCTTTATAATGCGAGCCGTTCTCCTTCAAGAGAAGCTTTAAAGATATTGAAAAGTGAAGGACTTTTAGAATTAAAAAGACTTGGCGCTGAAATTGTGGGGATGTCGCTAGAAGATATCGAAGAGTTAAACGATATACGATTTTTAGTCGAAGGTTTTGCTATGAAAGAATGTGCTAAAAAACAAACGGCCTCTCTTGTTGCATCTTTAAATTTCATCGTTGAAAAAATGAGGATTGCTATAGAAGAAAAAGATTTCGTAGAACTTGCTTTTCAAGATATTGCATTCCATGAAGCTATCATTAAAGCAAGTGAACATAAGCGTATTTTGCATTTATGGAACAGTATTGACAAGGTGATTATCACAGCCTTGTTAATTGCAACAGAGAAAAGGTTAGCTACCGAAGAAAATTTTGAAGAGTTTCTTATACAGAAACATCTGAATATTATTCATTCGATTAAAAAAGGAATCCCAGATGAAATTGAAAGTGATTTGCAGGAACACTTCCTTGATACGAGAGCCTCAGTAAACAGAAGCGTATTTACCAACAATAAAGTAATCAAGGAGGAGTGA
- a CDS encoding YjcQ family protein has product MYEADRKKMKYVFLNKVDHGNTPSPQELDLTYNEHFYFMKTLKVDGYIQGVYAVISEFVGICRLTEKGVRYLELNSNLRKSFKAAKVIRE; this is encoded by the coding sequence ATGTATGAAGCTGACAGAAAAAAAATGAAATATGTATTCTTGAATAAGGTTGATCATGGGAATACTCCCAGTCCTCAAGAACTTGACTTGACGTATAATGAGCATTTCTATTTTATGAAAACATTGAAAGTCGATGGTTATATTCAGGGTGTTTATGCTGTTATATCCGAATTTGTTGGAATTTGTCGTCTCACAGAAAAAGGGGTACGCTATCTTGAATTAAATTCCAATTTAAGGAAAAGTTTTAAGGCAGCAAAAGTCATAAGGGAGTGA